The following proteins are co-located in the Synechococcus sp. PROS-U-1 genome:
- a CDS encoding DUF1651 domain-containing protein yields MTDNDPQFQSHPEQGCIGWLVNTNRHQVVHYRPDPAPENAGWVLIRTYHYNPPRPPEPLNHRRVPYEDAIQTWTMMLKSGWRPCRAPAR; encoded by the coding sequence ATGACCGACAACGATCCCCAGTTCCAATCACATCCTGAACAGGGGTGCATCGGCTGGTTGGTCAACACGAACCGACATCAGGTTGTGCATTACAGACCCGATCCAGCTCCAGAAAATGCTGGGTGGGTATTGATCAGGACCTATCACTACAACCCACCACGTCCACCTGAACCGCTCAACCATCGACGTGTTCCATACGAAGACGCCATCCAAACCTGGACAATGATGCTGAAAAGTGGCTGGCGGCCCTGCCGCGCTCCGGCCCGTTGA
- a CDS encoding DUF924 family protein, whose product MNPDDVLHFWFQQCRPWQWFRRRDSFDALVRDRFAALVERGHAGDLQDWADNAKSGLALVLLLDQFSRQIWRGEARAFAGDRQALALALMALQKGWVATERQRPRRQFWLMPLLHSEAPMVVTQAVPLLEQFADSATADVARRNLIQLQRFGRYPQRNAALGRVSSREEVLFLQQFFH is encoded by the coding sequence ATGAACCCTGACGACGTTCTGCACTTCTGGTTTCAGCAGTGCCGACCCTGGCAGTGGTTTCGTCGCCGCGACTCTTTTGATGCACTTGTGCGGGATCGTTTTGCTGCTCTGGTGGAGCGTGGCCATGCCGGCGATCTTCAGGATTGGGCTGACAACGCCAAAAGCGGTCTGGCTCTTGTGCTGCTCCTGGATCAATTCAGTCGCCAGATCTGGCGAGGTGAGGCCAGGGCTTTTGCAGGCGACCGACAGGCTTTGGCCCTCGCCCTGATGGCCCTCCAAAAGGGATGGGTGGCGACCGAACGGCAGCGGCCACGTCGGCAGTTCTGGCTGATGCCTCTGTTGCACAGTGAAGCCCCGATGGTTGTTACTCAGGCCGTTCCCCTGCTGGAGCAATTTGCAGATTCCGCCACAGCTGATGTTGCCCGTCGCAATCTCATCCAGCTGCAGCGCTTCGGCCGTTACCCCCAGCGCAATGCAGCTCTCGGGCGCGTGAGTTCACGGGAGGAAGTGTTGTTTCTGCAGCAATTTTTCCACTGA
- a CDS encoding protein adenylyltransferase SelO family protein, giving the protein MNTATFAEFAERADYSLLEALTPDPEATADGEDHRPRQVLSGHYVPVTPTPLPEPQYLAHSRMLFRELGLSDDLAQDSQFRRMFSGDLGVATGPMRPWGWATGYALSIYGTEYTQQCPFGNGNGYGDGRAMSVFEGLFEGRRWEMQLKGGGPTPYCRGADGRAVLRSSVREFLAQDFMHALGVPTSRSLTLYVSHAETVRRPWYSENSRSMDPDVMVDNPAAISTRVAPSFLRVGQLELFARRARSEAHPRAQKELHLIVAHLIERNYREEIDSSLPFTDQVVLLAQLFRDRLTALVANWIRVGYCQGNFNSDNCAAGGFTLDYGPFGFCELFDPRFQPWTGGGAHFCFFNQPVAAEANYRMFWKSLRTLMEGQAEAQAQLDQLLEDFPDAMREAMERMWSSKLGLPGYDEALVQELLQLLVDSSADYSMLFRRLSDLPEQIDSLRECFYLPLSTSLERQWQGWLVRWNSFLPSGVDRVQISAAMQQVNPAITWREWLIAPAYQQAERGDTTLMAELQQLFSAPYDTPSTELAVRYDRLKPREFFSAGGVSHYSCSS; this is encoded by the coding sequence ATGAACACCGCCACGTTTGCTGAGTTCGCCGAACGGGCTGACTACTCCCTGCTGGAAGCCCTCACTCCTGATCCGGAGGCGACAGCAGATGGAGAGGACCACCGTCCCCGCCAGGTGCTTTCAGGTCATTACGTGCCGGTGACGCCCACCCCGTTGCCGGAGCCCCAATACCTGGCGCATAGCCGAATGTTGTTCCGCGAGCTTGGCCTGAGTGACGACCTGGCCCAGGACAGCCAGTTTCGTCGGATGTTCTCCGGAGATCTCGGTGTCGCCACTGGTCCGATGCGGCCCTGGGGTTGGGCGACGGGTTATGCCCTCTCGATCTACGGCACCGAATACACCCAGCAGTGCCCCTTTGGAAATGGCAATGGCTACGGCGATGGCCGTGCCATGTCGGTGTTTGAAGGGCTGTTTGAGGGGCGCCGCTGGGAGATGCAGCTCAAGGGGGGCGGGCCGACGCCCTACTGCCGTGGTGCCGATGGTCGAGCGGTGCTCCGTTCCAGCGTCCGTGAATTCCTCGCTCAGGATTTCATGCATGCCCTTGGTGTGCCCACCTCGCGTTCGTTGACGCTCTACGTCTCCCATGCTGAGACGGTCCGTCGCCCCTGGTATTCGGAGAATTCACGCTCGATGGACCCGGACGTGATGGTCGACAACCCGGCGGCGATCAGCACCCGAGTGGCGCCATCGTTTCTGCGGGTGGGTCAGCTGGAGTTGTTCGCCCGCCGTGCACGCAGCGAAGCCCACCCTCGGGCGCAAAAGGAGCTGCACTTGATCGTGGCTCACCTGATCGAACGCAATTACCGCGAGGAGATCGATTCCTCCCTGCCATTCACCGACCAGGTCGTGCTGTTGGCGCAATTGTTCCGTGATCGCCTCACGGCCCTGGTGGCCAACTGGATCCGCGTTGGCTATTGCCAGGGCAATTTCAACAGTGACAACTGCGCAGCCGGTGGCTTCACCCTCGATTACGGCCCGTTCGGATTCTGCGAGTTGTTTGATCCGCGCTTTCAGCCCTGGACCGGCGGTGGCGCTCACTTCTGCTTTTTCAATCAGCCGGTGGCAGCTGAGGCCAACTACCGCATGTTCTGGAAATCCCTGCGCACGCTGATGGAGGGTCAGGCGGAGGCCCAGGCCCAACTCGACCAGCTTCTGGAGGACTTTCCCGATGCCATGCGGGAGGCGATGGAACGCATGTGGAGCAGCAAACTCGGCTTGCCGGGCTACGACGAGGCACTGGTGCAAGAGCTGTTGCAGCTTCTGGTGGACTCCAGTGCCGATTATTCGATGCTGTTCCGCCGATTGTCTGATCTGCCAGAGCAGATCGATTCGCTGCGGGAGTGTTTCTATCTCCCCCTGTCCACGTCTCTTGAACGTCAGTGGCAGGGCTGGTTGGTGCGCTGGAATTCCTTCCTACCCAGCGGCGTTGATCGAGTCCAGATCTCCGCAGCCATGCAGCAGGTCAATCCTGCGATCACCTGGCGTGAGTGGTTGATTGCTCCGGCGTACCAGCAGGCAGAACGTGGCGACACGACCTTGATGGCTGAACTGCAACAACTGTTCAGCGCGCCTTACGACACCCCCTCCACTGAGCTTGCGGTGCGTTACGACCGGTTGAAACCGCGTGAGTTCTTCAGCGCAGGCGGAGTGTCTCACTACAGCTGTTCCTCCTGA
- a CDS encoding tellurite resistance TerB family protein, translating to MNVVTAFAAVGLTAVSWDDTLSRAGARAFRHALDYREPYCRMSDNELVLLMDAVLALRLERGNKALMLEAAKVLSTDQALTAYAMASELMRSDGPYSAKERRHLDLLALMLSISQVEAERIDSVFELLHAPLEAARSATAAVPSAVS from the coding sequence ATGAATGTCGTCACTGCCTTTGCAGCCGTTGGCCTTACCGCGGTGTCGTGGGACGACACCCTCAGTCGCGCCGGGGCTCGGGCCTTTCGGCACGCCCTCGACTACCGGGAGCCTTACTGCCGGATGAGCGACAACGAGCTGGTGTTGCTGATGGATGCCGTGCTCGCCCTCCGGCTGGAACGAGGAAACAAGGCTCTGATGCTCGAGGCGGCGAAGGTCCTCAGCACAGATCAAGCCCTCACGGCCTACGCCATGGCCTCAGAACTGATGCGCTCCGATGGGCCCTATTCAGCGAAAGAACGTCGTCATCTCGACCTGCTGGCCCTGATGCTTTCGATTTCACAGGTTGAAGCCGAGCGCATCGATTCAGTCTTTGAATTGCTGCATGCCCCGCTGGAAGCGGCCCGCAGTGCAACGGCAGCCGTCCCGTCAGCTGTCAGCTGA
- a CDS encoding DUF3303 domain-containing protein, translating into MQHYLIVWTFPTVEGAWESCPGFADYINSGAPGDAFDGFALKYRVCEPISGSGVAIAVASDIGKVWAHLGPWIKDFGIQFEVTAVVSDAEFAAMWPMVEAAASVD; encoded by the coding sequence TTGCAGCACTATCTGATTGTCTGGACATTCCCGACCGTTGAGGGGGCCTGGGAGTCATGCCCTGGTTTTGCGGACTACATCAATTCCGGTGCACCTGGAGATGCCTTCGACGGCTTCGCACTCAAATACCGCGTCTGCGAACCGATTAGCGGGAGTGGTGTAGCGATTGCCGTTGCCAGTGACATCGGCAAAGTGTGGGCGCATCTCGGACCCTGGATCAAGGATTTCGGTATTCAGTTCGAGGTGACGGCCGTGGTCTCGGATGCCGAATTTGCTGCAATGTGGCCGATGGTGGAAGCTGCAGCATCCGTCGACTGA
- a CDS encoding cytochrome P450 — protein sequence MTTTPLPSTGAVSGLGETLAFFTQADFAQRRFQAYGDVFETKLLAQRMVFIRGEQAIADLMDQGEALEGWWPDSVRKLLGSKSLANRSGSGHKARRRVVGQLFSSAALARYSPSIQQLVEELCQELVTAEKPLPLAARMRRFAFAVIATTVLGLDGASRDALFADFEIWTRALFSIPLAIPGTPFAKAMAARQRLLQRIKAELQRGSKAGGLDLLSGGLDEAGIPLDDDDLAEQLLLLLFAGYETTASSLSCLFRALLLNPEIETWLREGLAESVTSPRLDATVLEVMRLTPPVGGFFRRSLEPINLAGVAIPQGSVVQVVLSPASDNDDADLAAFRPQRHLDGSFGQTLLPFGGGERVCLGKALAELEIRLMAVGVLQAVELQLQPDQDLALQLIPSPSPKDGLLVQAAAR from the coding sequence ATGACCACCACTCCCCTCCCCAGCACGGGCGCCGTGAGCGGACTGGGGGAAACCCTGGCCTTCTTCACCCAGGCCGACTTCGCCCAACGGCGCTTCCAGGCCTACGGGGATGTGTTCGAAACCAAGCTGCTGGCCCAGCGCATGGTGTTCATCCGTGGTGAACAGGCCATCGCCGATCTGATGGACCAGGGTGAGGCCCTGGAGGGTTGGTGGCCCGACAGTGTTCGGAAACTGCTGGGCAGCAAGTCGCTGGCCAACCGCAGTGGCTCCGGCCACAAAGCGCGCCGGCGGGTGGTGGGGCAACTGTTCTCCAGCGCAGCTCTGGCGCGCTACTCCCCATCGATTCAGCAATTGGTGGAGGAGCTGTGCCAGGAGCTGGTCACCGCCGAGAAACCTTTGCCGCTGGCGGCACGGATGCGCCGCTTCGCCTTTGCGGTGATTGCCACCACGGTGCTGGGGCTGGATGGCGCCAGCCGCGATGCCCTGTTCGCCGACTTCGAGATCTGGACCCGGGCCTTGTTCTCGATACCGCTGGCGATCCCGGGAACACCCTTCGCCAAAGCCATGGCCGCACGCCAACGTCTGTTGCAGCGGATCAAGGCTGAGCTGCAACGGGGCAGCAAGGCAGGGGGCCTTGATCTCCTGAGTGGCGGACTGGACGAAGCCGGCATCCCCCTGGACGATGACGACCTGGCCGAGCAATTACTGCTGCTGCTGTTCGCCGGCTACGAAACCACCGCTTCATCACTCAGCTGCCTGTTTCGGGCCCTGCTGCTGAACCCGGAGATCGAGACCTGGTTACGGGAGGGACTGGCTGAAAGCGTGACGTCGCCGCGGCTGGATGCCACGGTGTTGGAAGTGATGCGGCTGACGCCTCCGGTGGGAGGGTTCTTCCGGCGCAGCCTTGAACCGATCAACTTGGCGGGCGTGGCCATTCCGCAGGGCAGCGTGGTTCAGGTGGTGCTGAGCCCGGCATCCGACAACGACGACGCCGACCTTGCGGCATTCCGGCCGCAACGGCACCTGGATGGATCCTTCGGGCAAACGTTGTTGCCCTTCGGCGGCGGCGAGCGGGTCTGCCTTGGCAAGGCCCTCGCGGAACTGGAGATCCGCCTAATGGCGGTTGGCGTGCTCCAGGCGGTGGAGCTGCAGCTGCAGCCAGATCAAGACCTGGCGCTGCAGCTGATTCCCAGCCCCAGCCCGAAGGACGGCCTGCTGGTTCAGGCGGCTGCGCGGTGA
- a CDS encoding AbrB family transcriptional regulator → MLTGAELLNRVKELGDCAKTDLAKGCGYVVTKKDGSEQVKFTAFYEALLEAKGLSFSTGGSGVGKGGRKLSYKAVVQGNGNLLIGKAYTAILELQPGDEYEIKLGRKQIRLIPVGGSEEED, encoded by the coding sequence ATGCTTACCGGAGCTGAATTGCTCAACCGCGTCAAGGAACTTGGCGATTGCGCCAAGACTGATCTGGCCAAAGGTTGTGGTTACGTCGTCACCAAGAAAGACGGCTCTGAACAGGTCAAATTCACGGCGTTCTATGAGGCGTTGCTGGAAGCCAAGGGTCTCTCCTTCTCCACGGGCGGATCAGGTGTCGGCAAAGGTGGTCGCAAGCTCTCTTACAAAGCTGTGGTGCAAGGCAATGGCAATCTTCTGATCGGCAAGGCCTACACCGCCATCCTTGAGCTTCAGCCCGGTGATGAATACGAGATCAAGCTTGGACGCAAGCAGATCCGCCTGATTCCCGTGGGTGGTTCTGAAGAAGAGGATTGA
- a CDS encoding glycosyltransferase family 2 protein — translation MTLALLEPLLFLAAALAASAGLLILQLGLRRVFAVAPRLKPAQEALAQDTSLTVVIPAFNEAHNIEACLSSVLASAPPCRDWSVLVVDDDSTDATVENAIRAGSGAAQFRLIQAGPRPVKERWVGKNWACSKAVEEVSSDWLLFIDADVRLKPDALRRALAQAVAEDADLLSLAPRLSCGCLAEWMVQPIMASLLGLGFPILETNDPESPVAFAAGPFMLFKASTYACIGGHRALAGEVVEDLALARAIKSGGHRLRYLLGVDAVDLRMYTDLAALWEGWTKNWFLGLDRDPVKALGAALVVVLMFTVPWLLLPASLMLLWLQPLLSSVWWLLMAMAGVAILQQLLLRLWTRSNFDVPLSYWWLMGVGGLLVGAIGPVSIWRTRTGRGWTWKGRALG, via the coding sequence TTGACGCTTGCCTTGCTTGAGCCTTTGCTGTTTCTTGCTGCTGCTTTAGCGGCTTCGGCGGGATTGTTGATTCTCCAGTTGGGTCTGCGACGGGTGTTTGCTGTTGCACCCCGATTGAAGCCGGCCCAGGAGGCTCTCGCCCAAGACACGTCTCTGACTGTGGTGATTCCCGCCTTCAATGAAGCCCACAACATCGAAGCCTGTCTGAGCAGCGTGCTGGCGAGTGCGCCTCCCTGCCGGGACTGGTCGGTGCTGGTGGTGGACGACGATTCAACGGATGCAACGGTCGAGAACGCCATCCGCGCTGGGTCTGGAGCGGCGCAGTTCCGCCTGATCCAGGCGGGCCCCAGGCCCGTTAAAGAGCGCTGGGTCGGCAAGAACTGGGCCTGCAGCAAGGCCGTTGAGGAGGTCTCCAGCGATTGGTTGTTGTTCATCGATGCCGATGTGCGACTCAAGCCCGATGCACTTCGTCGGGCTCTGGCTCAGGCGGTGGCTGAGGATGCCGATTTGCTGAGCCTGGCACCGCGGCTCAGTTGCGGATGCCTGGCGGAATGGATGGTGCAGCCGATCATGGCCAGCCTGCTGGGCCTTGGCTTCCCCATCCTTGAAACCAATGATCCGGAATCGCCGGTGGCGTTTGCAGCGGGTCCGTTCATGTTGTTCAAGGCATCCACCTACGCCTGCATCGGTGGTCACCGGGCCCTGGCTGGCGAGGTGGTGGAAGATCTCGCCCTCGCCCGCGCCATCAAGTCCGGTGGCCATCGCCTTCGCTATCTGCTGGGGGTTGATGCGGTTGACCTGCGGATGTACACCGACCTCGCTGCTCTTTGGGAGGGGTGGACCAAGAACTGGTTTCTGGGCTTGGACCGGGACCCCGTCAAAGCCCTCGGTGCCGCCTTGGTGGTGGTCTTGATGTTCACAGTGCCCTGGCTGTTGTTGCCTGCCTCCCTCATGCTCCTCTGGCTTCAGCCCCTGCTGTCATCGGTTTGGTGGTTGCTGATGGCAATGGCTGGTGTGGCCATCCTTCAACAGCTGCTGCTGAGGCTGTGGACGCGCAGCAACTTCGATGTACCCCTCAGCTACTGGTGGCTGATGGGCGTCGGCGGGTTGTTGGTGGGTGCAATCGGCCCCGTGTCGATCTGGCGCACACGCACCGGTCGCGGCTGGACCTGGAAAGGACGCGCTCTCGGCTGA
- a CDS encoding lipocalin-like domain-containing protein — MSVSSVQPSQAITSPTVHGAWQLLSYSVEQQSNGDTFAPMGDTPSGYVIFTPEGRLSFMLSAEGRRPGESAEERSALLSSMIAYTGTYRLEGDRWITQVDVAWNPEWVGTEQTRFFTIDGDVLTVHTPWRVMPNWPEKGLTRSIVRFQRCR, encoded by the coding sequence GTGAGCGTCAGTTCGGTTCAACCCTCCCAAGCCATCACGTCACCCACAGTTCATGGCGCCTGGCAGCTATTGAGCTACAGCGTTGAGCAGCAATCCAACGGCGACACCTTTGCGCCGATGGGCGACACCCCAAGCGGATATGTGATTTTCACGCCAGAAGGACGACTCTCCTTCATGCTCTCGGCCGAAGGACGCCGGCCGGGCGAAAGTGCCGAGGAGCGTTCGGCGCTACTGAGCAGCATGATCGCTTACACCGGCACCTACCGATTGGAGGGTGACCGCTGGATCACGCAAGTGGATGTGGCCTGGAACCCCGAGTGGGTTGGCACGGAACAGACCCGATTTTTCACGATCGACGGCGATGTGCTCACTGTGCACACCCCCTGGCGGGTGATGCCCAACTGGCCCGAAAAGGGTCTGACCCGCAGCATCGTTCGCTTTCAACGCTGCCGCTGA
- a CDS encoding DUF805 domain-containing protein, translated as MLSFYPQFWTRAFDFEGRTSRIDYWKIFAVNLILGLLLSRLAPSAVYVFFAVASICPGLAMNIRRIRDTGRSWTWIFIALLPFIGFIWLLWIEIQPSADS; from the coding sequence ATGTTGAGCTTCTATCCCCAGTTTTGGACCCGTGCCTTCGACTTCGAGGGCCGCACGTCCCGAATCGACTACTGGAAGATCTTTGCCGTCAATCTGATCCTTGGGCTGCTGTTGTCACGGCTTGCGCCGTCAGCCGTCTACGTCTTTTTTGCAGTGGCCTCGATCTGTCCGGGGTTGGCGATGAACATTCGGCGCATCCGCGACACCGGGCGTTCCTGGACGTGGATTTTCATCGCTCTTCTCCCGTTCATCGGCTTCATCTGGTTGCTCTGGATTGAGATTCAGCCCTCAGCTGACAGCTGA